In Planifilum fimeticola, a single window of DNA contains:
- the atpF gene encoding F0F1 ATP synthase subunit B — MLEFHLGTILFQLVTFLILMLLVSRFAVRPLLGVMKKRQDYIDEQITAAEKNREEAEKLVAEQREALETARREAREIIDRAKKQKEREAEEIIRQAQERAERMINEATAQITREKEKALADLRDEVGRLSVLLAAKVLEKELDAEEQSKLVGRYLEQVGELQ; from the coding sequence TTGCTGGAATTCCACCTGGGGACGATTCTTTTCCAACTGGTGACCTTTTTGATCCTGATGCTCCTGGTCTCCCGTTTTGCCGTTCGTCCCTTGCTGGGCGTGATGAAGAAGCGCCAGGATTACATCGACGAACAGATTACCGCGGCGGAGAAGAACCGCGAAGAGGCCGAGAAGCTGGTGGCCGAACAGCGGGAAGCCCTTGAGACCGCCCGTCGGGAGGCGCGGGAGATCATCGATCGGGCCAAAAAGCAAAAGGAGCGGGAAGCGGAGGAGATCATCCGGCAGGCCCAGGAACGGGCGGAACGGATGATCAACGAAGCGACGGCGCAAATTACCCGGGAGAAGGAAAAGGCCTTGGCCGACCTGCGCGACGAAGTGGGCCGGCTGTCCGTCCTTCTCGCGGCCAAGGTGTTGGAAAAGGAACTGGACGCCGAAGAGCAGTCCAAATTGGTTGGCCGTTATCTTGAACAGGTAGGCGAGCTGCAATGA
- the atpE gene encoding F0F1 ATP synthase subunit C — translation MGLLAGGIMIAFAAVAAGLGNAMLFSKYIEGITRQPEAQGKLLGQSFIALGIVEALPIISVAFGIMVLLGVF, via the coding sequence ATGGGTTTGCTCGCTGGAGGTATCATGATTGCTTTTGCGGCGGTCGCTGCCGGATTGGGGAACGCGATGCTGTTCAGCAAGTACATTGAAGGGATCACCCGCCAGCCGGAAGCCCAAGGGAAGCTGCTCGGTCAATCCTTCATCGCGCTGGGGATCGTCGAAGCGCTGCCGATTATTTCCGTGGCTTTCGGCATCATGGTCCTGCTGGGCGTTTTCTAA
- a CDS encoding F0F1 ATP synthase subunit delta: protein MSRTVIARRYANALFELAREKGELDRVEQELNQVVETLERTPELQEWLAAPAVDVERKKALVAEQFQALSDWTKNLFFLLLDRGRQGLISRIAEEYKHLADEARGVAEAVVTSAFPLTEKEKEELAAVFQDRLGKKLRITNVVDSDLLGGLIVQIGDRLYDGSLKTKLIRFRQKLTGSRVG from the coding sequence ATGAGCCGGACAGTGATCGCCCGACGCTATGCCAACGCCCTGTTCGAGCTGGCCCGGGAAAAGGGCGAACTGGACAGGGTGGAGCAGGAACTGAACCAGGTTGTGGAGACGCTCGAACGGACTCCTGAGCTGCAGGAGTGGTTGGCGGCTCCCGCCGTAGACGTGGAACGGAAAAAAGCCCTCGTCGCCGAGCAGTTTCAAGCGCTTTCCGATTGGACGAAAAACCTTTTCTTCCTTCTCCTCGACCGGGGGAGACAGGGATTGATTTCCCGGATCGCCGAGGAATATAAACATCTGGCGGATGAGGCCCGGGGCGTGGCGGAAGCGGTGGTCACCTCCGCGTTTCCGCTGACGGAGAAGGAGAAGGAAGAGCTGGCCGCCGTCTTCCAGGATCGTCTCGGGAAGAAATTGCGCATCACCAACGTCGTCGATTCCGATCTCCTCGGGGGATTGATCGTCCAAATCGGCGACCGCCTGTATGACGGCAGTCTGAAGACGAAACTGATCCGATTCCGGCAGAAGCTGACGGGATCGCGCGTGGGGTAG